The following are encoded together in the Triticum dicoccoides isolate Atlit2015 ecotype Zavitan chromosome 6B, WEW_v2.0, whole genome shotgun sequence genome:
- the LOC119321936 gene encoding uncharacterized protein LOC119321936 isoform X3 produces MDHPWRFAAGAGNDLCPVCTAPHFPFCPPPPLPPHPFPYDLHPPPPPPPPQYHAPFHPPPPPPPMWAPPGPHPYDLLDTEGPHKRMRVGEAPPFSGPPPPYPPMLGRASVEGERLLGLIREHGHGRAQLPPAQWHGEPYPPDGFGHGGDGAYPPHQNYNNPYAQGGNFTDYDLVRRMPPPPMPFDRYSALDSVGGSQEKYFDHHHHHQFHPEALPGAPPLPQHAEAGNHYDSRDWRHHAGVVPPPPDPPMPSTPDYHAMPPLQAANSSLFPVLSSSPATTSLPPSDNTLHHSHLMPNANYYNGPNKNEGVDFVHRQQSEQHLEDRMPTQDKHSFNNVEVNIVNACDLFKQPLRASRPDHIVIILRGLPGSGKSYLAKALRDLEVESGGSAPRIHSMDDYFMIEVEKKVEDNEGSKSSTASKGRKQLTKKVIEYCYEPEMEETYRSSMLNAFKKTLDEGNFTFVIVDDRNLRVADFAQFWASAKRSGYEVYLLEAPYKDPTGCAARNVHGFTLDDIKKMAADWEEAPPLYSLFHGDNLHEHSIQEVDMDTEDTDDADDTAVNTQSGSSKKAIPESADDVPDQGDKWDSSDEEDLDDIKELGQSKWSKDFDEDTDRSKHADGSTHTLSGLAKTYGTHQKTLTWGDRLEKGGFSIGAAKRRPTSSLIIGPGSGYNLVSNPLAEDNSTGVKDKVNNETKRRFSEQLRDEGQSFRAVFDQRKQRIGVFDNGKNE; encoded by the exons ATGGATCATCCATGGCGCTTCGCAGCTGGCGCCGGCAACGACCTCTGCCCCGTCTGCACCGCGCCCCACTTCCCCTTTTGCCCGCCTCCGCCTCTCCCGCCCCACCCCTTTCCCTACGATCTCCACCCACCGCCCCCTCCTCCCCCGCCCCAGTACCATGCCCccttccacccgccgccgccgccaccgccgatgtGGGCTCCTCCGGGGCCGCACCCGTACGATCTCCTCGACACGGAAGGTCCCCACAAGAGGATGCGCGTGGGGGAGGCGCCTCCGTTCTCCGGCCCGCCCCCTCCCTACCCGCCAATGTTGGGCAGGGCTTCCGTGGAGGGAGAGCGGCTGCTCGGGCTGATCCGGGAGCATGGCCATGGCCGCGCTCAGCTGCCGCCTGCACAGTGGCATGGCGAACCGTATCCACCCGATGGTTTCGGCCATGGAGGAGATGGGGCTTATCCTCCTCATCAAAATTATAATAACCCCTATGCGCAGGGAGGCAATTTCACTGATTACGATCTCGTCAGAAGGATGCCACCTCCGCCGATGCCGTTTGATAGGTACAGTGCCTTAGATTCTGTTGGAGGATCTCAGGAGAAGTATTTCGACCACCATCACCATCATCAGTTTCACCCTGAAGCATTGCCGGGTGCTCCACCACTACCACAACATGCTGAGGCAGGAAACCATTATGATTCCCGCGATTGGCGTCATCATGCGGGTGTTGTGCCGCCACCACCAGATCCTCCAATGCCTTCTACCCCAGATTACCATGCAATGCCACCTCTGCAGGCAGCAAACTCGTCGTTGTTTCCTGTCCTCTCCAGTTCCCCGGCTACTACATCACTTCCACCCAGTGATAATACCTTGCATCATTCCCACCTGATGCCAAACGCAAATTATTACAATGGACCCAACAAAAATGAG GGGGTAGATTTCGTACATCGGCAACAATCGGAGCAGCATCTGGAGGATAGAATGCCAACACAGGACAAACATTCTTTTAACAATGTGGAAGTCAATATTGTTAATGCATGCGACTTGTTCAAGCAGCCCCTTCGCGCTTCACGCCCTGATCATATTGTTATCATCCTGCGAGGGCTTCCAG GTAGTGGAAAGAGCTACCTTGCGAAGGCATTGCGTGATCTTGAAGTTGAGAGTGGTGGAAGTGCACCCAGAATTCACTCGATGGATGACTATTTCATGATTGAGGTTGAGAAG AAGGTCGAAGACAACGAAGGGTCTAAATCTTCTACTGCATCCAAAGGACGGAAACAGTTGACCAAGAAAGTGATTGAATATTGTTATGAGCCTGAAATGGAGGAG ACCTACAGATCAAGCATGTTAAACGCGTTTAAGAAGACCCTTGATGAAGGGAATTTCACATTTGTGATCG TGGATGACCGCAATCTGCGGGTAGCTGATTTTGCTCAATTTTGGGCAAGCGCGAAG AGATCTGGCTATGAGGTCTACTTGCTCGAGGCACCATACAAGGATCCAACA ggctgtgctgctaggaatgTGCATGGGTTTACATTGGATGATATCAAAAAGATGGCAGCTGACTGGGAGGAGGCTCCACCACTATAT TCTTTATTCCATGGTGACAATCTTCATGAGCATTCTATACAAGAG GTTGATATGGACACAGAGGATACTGATGATGCTGATGATACGGCAGTTAACACCCAGTCTGGAAGCTCAAAGAAGGCTATACCTGAATCAGCAGATGATGTACCTGATCAAG GGGACAAGTGGGATTCATCAGATGAAGAAGACTTAGATGACATTAAAGAGCTAGGACAGAGCAAATGGTCAAAAGATTTTGATGAGGATACTGACAGGTCCAAGCATGCAGATGGAAGTACACATACTCTTTCTGGGCTGGCCAAGACATATGGCACTCATCAAAAAACACTTACTTGGGGTGATCGG CTTGAAAAGGGTGGATTTTCTATCGGTGCAGCCAAAAGGAGACCCACTTCATCTTTAATCATAGGACCTGGATCAGGGTACAATTTG GTCTCCAACCCCTTGGCTGAAGATAATTCCACAGGCGTGAAGGATAAAGTAAACAATGAAACAAAAAGACGGTTCAGTGAGCAACTTCGTGATGAAGGTCAATCCTTCAGGGCAGTTTTTGACCAGAGAAAACAGCGCATTGGGGTTTTCGACAACGGGAAAAATGAGTAA
- the LOC119321936 gene encoding uncharacterized protein LOC119321936 isoform X2, with the protein MDHPWRFAAGAGNDLCPVCTAPHFPFCPPPPLPPHPFPYDLHPPPPPPPPQYHAPFHPPPPPPPMWAPPGPHPYDLLDTEGPHKRMRVGEAPPFSGPPPPYPPMLGRASVEGERLLGLIREHGHGRAQLPPAQWHGEPYPPDGFGHGGDGAYPPHQNYNNPYAQGGNFTDYDLVRRMPPPPMPFDRYSALDSVGGSQEKYFDHHHHHQFHPEALPGAPPLPQHAEAGNHYDSRDWRHHAGVVPPPPDPPMPSTPDYHAMPPLQAANSSLFPVLSSSPATTSLPPSDNTLHHSHLMPNANYYNGPNKNEGVDFVHRQQSEQHLEDRMPTQDKHSFNNVEVNIVNACDLFKQPLRASRPDHIVIILRGLPGSGKSYLAKALRDLEVESGGSAPRIHSMDDYFMIEVEKVEDNEGSKSSTASKGRKQLTKKVIEYCYEPEMEETYRSSMLNAFKKTLDEGNFTFVIVDDRNLRVADFAQFWASAKRSGYEVYLLEAPYKDPTGCAARNVHGFTLDDIKKMAADWEEAPPLYVRLDTHSLFHGDNLHEHSIQEVDMDTEDTDDADDTAVNTQSGSSKKAIPESADDVPDQGDKWDSSDEEDLDDIKELGQSKWSKDFDEDTDRSKHADGSTHTLSGLAKTYGTHQKTLTWGDRLEKGGFSIGAAKRRPTSSLIIGPGSGYNLVSNPLAEDNSTGVKDKVNNETKRRFSEQLRDEGQSFRAVFDQRKQRIGVFDNGKNE; encoded by the exons ATGGATCATCCATGGCGCTTCGCAGCTGGCGCCGGCAACGACCTCTGCCCCGTCTGCACCGCGCCCCACTTCCCCTTTTGCCCGCCTCCGCCTCTCCCGCCCCACCCCTTTCCCTACGATCTCCACCCACCGCCCCCTCCTCCCCCGCCCCAGTACCATGCCCccttccacccgccgccgccgccaccgccgatgtGGGCTCCTCCGGGGCCGCACCCGTACGATCTCCTCGACACGGAAGGTCCCCACAAGAGGATGCGCGTGGGGGAGGCGCCTCCGTTCTCCGGCCCGCCCCCTCCCTACCCGCCAATGTTGGGCAGGGCTTCCGTGGAGGGAGAGCGGCTGCTCGGGCTGATCCGGGAGCATGGCCATGGCCGCGCTCAGCTGCCGCCTGCACAGTGGCATGGCGAACCGTATCCACCCGATGGTTTCGGCCATGGAGGAGATGGGGCTTATCCTCCTCATCAAAATTATAATAACCCCTATGCGCAGGGAGGCAATTTCACTGATTACGATCTCGTCAGAAGGATGCCACCTCCGCCGATGCCGTTTGATAGGTACAGTGCCTTAGATTCTGTTGGAGGATCTCAGGAGAAGTATTTCGACCACCATCACCATCATCAGTTTCACCCTGAAGCATTGCCGGGTGCTCCACCACTACCACAACATGCTGAGGCAGGAAACCATTATGATTCCCGCGATTGGCGTCATCATGCGGGTGTTGTGCCGCCACCACCAGATCCTCCAATGCCTTCTACCCCAGATTACCATGCAATGCCACCTCTGCAGGCAGCAAACTCGTCGTTGTTTCCTGTCCTCTCCAGTTCCCCGGCTACTACATCACTTCCACCCAGTGATAATACCTTGCATCATTCCCACCTGATGCCAAACGCAAATTATTACAATGGACCCAACAAAAATGAG GGGGTAGATTTCGTACATCGGCAACAATCGGAGCAGCATCTGGAGGATAGAATGCCAACACAGGACAAACATTCTTTTAACAATGTGGAAGTCAATATTGTTAATGCATGCGACTTGTTCAAGCAGCCCCTTCGCGCTTCACGCCCTGATCATATTGTTATCATCCTGCGAGGGCTTCCAG GTAGTGGAAAGAGCTACCTTGCGAAGGCATTGCGTGATCTTGAAGTTGAGAGTGGTGGAAGTGCACCCAGAATTCACTCGATGGATGACTATTTCATGATTGAGGTTGAGAAG GTCGAAGACAACGAAGGGTCTAAATCTTCTACTGCATCCAAAGGACGGAAACAGTTGACCAAGAAAGTGATTGAATATTGTTATGAGCCTGAAATGGAGGAG ACCTACAGATCAAGCATGTTAAACGCGTTTAAGAAGACCCTTGATGAAGGGAATTTCACATTTGTGATCG TGGATGACCGCAATCTGCGGGTAGCTGATTTTGCTCAATTTTGGGCAAGCGCGAAG AGATCTGGCTATGAGGTCTACTTGCTCGAGGCACCATACAAGGATCCAACA ggctgtgctgctaggaatgTGCATGGGTTTACATTGGATGATATCAAAAAGATGGCAGCTGACTGGGAGGAGGCTCCACCACTATATGTGCGTCTAGATACCCAT TCTTTATTCCATGGTGACAATCTTCATGAGCATTCTATACAAGAG GTTGATATGGACACAGAGGATACTGATGATGCTGATGATACGGCAGTTAACACCCAGTCTGGAAGCTCAAAGAAGGCTATACCTGAATCAGCAGATGATGTACCTGATCAAG GGGACAAGTGGGATTCATCAGATGAAGAAGACTTAGATGACATTAAAGAGCTAGGACAGAGCAAATGGTCAAAAGATTTTGATGAGGATACTGACAGGTCCAAGCATGCAGATGGAAGTACACATACTCTTTCTGGGCTGGCCAAGACATATGGCACTCATCAAAAAACACTTACTTGGGGTGATCGG CTTGAAAAGGGTGGATTTTCTATCGGTGCAGCCAAAAGGAGACCCACTTCATCTTTAATCATAGGACCTGGATCAGGGTACAATTTG GTCTCCAACCCCTTGGCTGAAGATAATTCCACAGGCGTGAAGGATAAAGTAAACAATGAAACAAAAAGACGGTTCAGTGAGCAACTTCGTGATGAAGGTCAATCCTTCAGGGCAGTTTTTGACCAGAGAAAACAGCGCATTGGGGTTTTCGACAACGGGAAAAATGAGTAA
- the LOC119321936 gene encoding uncharacterized protein LOC119321936 isoform X1, producing MDHPWRFAAGAGNDLCPVCTAPHFPFCPPPPLPPHPFPYDLHPPPPPPPPQYHAPFHPPPPPPPMWAPPGPHPYDLLDTEGPHKRMRVGEAPPFSGPPPPYPPMLGRASVEGERLLGLIREHGHGRAQLPPAQWHGEPYPPDGFGHGGDGAYPPHQNYNNPYAQGGNFTDYDLVRRMPPPPMPFDRYSALDSVGGSQEKYFDHHHHHQFHPEALPGAPPLPQHAEAGNHYDSRDWRHHAGVVPPPPDPPMPSTPDYHAMPPLQAANSSLFPVLSSSPATTSLPPSDNTLHHSHLMPNANYYNGPNKNEGVDFVHRQQSEQHLEDRMPTQDKHSFNNVEVNIVNACDLFKQPLRASRPDHIVIILRGLPGSGKSYLAKALRDLEVESGGSAPRIHSMDDYFMIEVEKKVEDNEGSKSSTASKGRKQLTKKVIEYCYEPEMEETYRSSMLNAFKKTLDEGNFTFVIVDDRNLRVADFAQFWASAKRSGYEVYLLEAPYKDPTGCAARNVHGFTLDDIKKMAADWEEAPPLYVRLDTHSLFHGDNLHEHSIQEVDMDTEDTDDADDTAVNTQSGSSKKAIPESADDVPDQGDKWDSSDEEDLDDIKELGQSKWSKDFDEDTDRSKHADGSTHTLSGLAKTYGTHQKTLTWGDRLEKGGFSIGAAKRRPTSSLIIGPGSGYNLVSNPLAEDNSTGVKDKVNNETKRRFSEQLRDEGQSFRAVFDQRKQRIGVFDNGKNE from the exons ATGGATCATCCATGGCGCTTCGCAGCTGGCGCCGGCAACGACCTCTGCCCCGTCTGCACCGCGCCCCACTTCCCCTTTTGCCCGCCTCCGCCTCTCCCGCCCCACCCCTTTCCCTACGATCTCCACCCACCGCCCCCTCCTCCCCCGCCCCAGTACCATGCCCccttccacccgccgccgccgccaccgccgatgtGGGCTCCTCCGGGGCCGCACCCGTACGATCTCCTCGACACGGAAGGTCCCCACAAGAGGATGCGCGTGGGGGAGGCGCCTCCGTTCTCCGGCCCGCCCCCTCCCTACCCGCCAATGTTGGGCAGGGCTTCCGTGGAGGGAGAGCGGCTGCTCGGGCTGATCCGGGAGCATGGCCATGGCCGCGCTCAGCTGCCGCCTGCACAGTGGCATGGCGAACCGTATCCACCCGATGGTTTCGGCCATGGAGGAGATGGGGCTTATCCTCCTCATCAAAATTATAATAACCCCTATGCGCAGGGAGGCAATTTCACTGATTACGATCTCGTCAGAAGGATGCCACCTCCGCCGATGCCGTTTGATAGGTACAGTGCCTTAGATTCTGTTGGAGGATCTCAGGAGAAGTATTTCGACCACCATCACCATCATCAGTTTCACCCTGAAGCATTGCCGGGTGCTCCACCACTACCACAACATGCTGAGGCAGGAAACCATTATGATTCCCGCGATTGGCGTCATCATGCGGGTGTTGTGCCGCCACCACCAGATCCTCCAATGCCTTCTACCCCAGATTACCATGCAATGCCACCTCTGCAGGCAGCAAACTCGTCGTTGTTTCCTGTCCTCTCCAGTTCCCCGGCTACTACATCACTTCCACCCAGTGATAATACCTTGCATCATTCCCACCTGATGCCAAACGCAAATTATTACAATGGACCCAACAAAAATGAG GGGGTAGATTTCGTACATCGGCAACAATCGGAGCAGCATCTGGAGGATAGAATGCCAACACAGGACAAACATTCTTTTAACAATGTGGAAGTCAATATTGTTAATGCATGCGACTTGTTCAAGCAGCCCCTTCGCGCTTCACGCCCTGATCATATTGTTATCATCCTGCGAGGGCTTCCAG GTAGTGGAAAGAGCTACCTTGCGAAGGCATTGCGTGATCTTGAAGTTGAGAGTGGTGGAAGTGCACCCAGAATTCACTCGATGGATGACTATTTCATGATTGAGGTTGAGAAG AAGGTCGAAGACAACGAAGGGTCTAAATCTTCTACTGCATCCAAAGGACGGAAACAGTTGACCAAGAAAGTGATTGAATATTGTTATGAGCCTGAAATGGAGGAG ACCTACAGATCAAGCATGTTAAACGCGTTTAAGAAGACCCTTGATGAAGGGAATTTCACATTTGTGATCG TGGATGACCGCAATCTGCGGGTAGCTGATTTTGCTCAATTTTGGGCAAGCGCGAAG AGATCTGGCTATGAGGTCTACTTGCTCGAGGCACCATACAAGGATCCAACA ggctgtgctgctaggaatgTGCATGGGTTTACATTGGATGATATCAAAAAGATGGCAGCTGACTGGGAGGAGGCTCCACCACTATATGTGCGTCTAGATACCCAT TCTTTATTCCATGGTGACAATCTTCATGAGCATTCTATACAAGAG GTTGATATGGACACAGAGGATACTGATGATGCTGATGATACGGCAGTTAACACCCAGTCTGGAAGCTCAAAGAAGGCTATACCTGAATCAGCAGATGATGTACCTGATCAAG GGGACAAGTGGGATTCATCAGATGAAGAAGACTTAGATGACATTAAAGAGCTAGGACAGAGCAAATGGTCAAAAGATTTTGATGAGGATACTGACAGGTCCAAGCATGCAGATGGAAGTACACATACTCTTTCTGGGCTGGCCAAGACATATGGCACTCATCAAAAAACACTTACTTGGGGTGATCGG CTTGAAAAGGGTGGATTTTCTATCGGTGCAGCCAAAAGGAGACCCACTTCATCTTTAATCATAGGACCTGGATCAGGGTACAATTTG GTCTCCAACCCCTTGGCTGAAGATAATTCCACAGGCGTGAAGGATAAAGTAAACAATGAAACAAAAAGACGGTTCAGTGAGCAACTTCGTGATGAAGGTCAATCCTTCAGGGCAGTTTTTGACCAGAGAAAACAGCGCATTGGGGTTTTCGACAACGGGAAAAATGAGTAA